The nucleotide sequence gAAATCTTATTTGGTTGGTAATTATTTTGAGGTAAATCGAGGATTTTAGTCTAATTTAAtccaattgaaatttaaataactcGCTAATCAAAATTCTAACACACTGAGTTTTAATATATACTTTGTAAAATTCGTTCGCCATTTAAGAAATTGCAGTAATAAAGTATATTAACGTTGCCGCTCAGatatttgttcaaaatttgGTTGAATTTTGCTTTTCCTAAGAAGggttttctgagtgatttagaAGTAGAAATTATAAGTTTCCTTTTGTTTTTTATTacgtaacatttttttaatgtctttGTGAATGGGAATTTTTGTGTTCTACTGTAAGGAAGAAAAACCCCAGAGACTAGTGTACATTCTGAATGGAACATTTGACCATCTGATTCTGATGGCTATAAGAATAGAATAAAGTTCTCCGTGAGGCAAATCTACTGACAGGATCAATACAGATGGACTCAGTAACTGTTAAAGAGAAGCCTGGCGCAAGATCTTGATATTTCGTGAATCGTTCGTTTCatagttaaaaaattaaattgagaatattGGGAAGGGAAACCGGTTGATGGGTCAAAGATTCAGAGTGATtgaggggaaactggggcaccaccaaacacaggcAACacgaaaaacattaatttttatttctaaactacttggactatctcgacaagtggacaagcatccctataatgcctataaactTCTATAAGTGTTGTCCTCTGAAGttgaatatccgattaaaaaatcgcagtgtttggtgctacctcgtgtttgttggtgccccagtttcccttatacAGAAATTGCGTCGCTTATTAAGCACTGAGTAGgggaagtgtaccaaatttcggccagcttctaatttcggccactttgagtgtaatttcggccacgcaaataaattaattaaaattatgtatgtaatcttcgaatagtcaatgaattcattttgcttttaaatatttattcattttaggatgtattaacacaaagaccgttaaattttaggtataattttaatttaaattgcgttgtaaaaactcagtatggaaagagtcttacaaaaaatgtgacagatcgattgtgtttctagcagtcttgtgatttatggtgaagtgcagaaggttttccttcgctattttttcatgaaaattgattagttttcattcaagattgtttctgtttatgttaatagtgaatcaatctttaaatttcgggtgaaatttcccagctggatcctgtatttcgcgtaaacaagtatatactttgtgagcgtccgTCCGGTGAGgaaatgttgcctattccggcaacatcttttgctttcctaaatttcttatccattttatgttttttttttcaatttctgagttctacaatgtccagagaaaaacaccatcgcttctatgaaaaagatgatgtggaaaaggccttggaagagttcaggaagggcaaattgctacgggaatctgcgcgtaaatgtgagatgctactcttcaggttttcaggacaaattacacggaagatctcagggcttgttggtcatataaacgtattaaactaaatattaaactcgttccgtttgacgttttgaaattttctatccgttgcgtcacaaaaggcggtcagaaaaaaggtggccggtatttcacacaaagtggccggaatactacccaaagcaatgtctatacttttaataatttttcaatatttttggaagtgatttaaagaaaacaaagatgataaactagttttcaaggttccacacaaccctcccgaaaaggaagtaacaaaaaatatcaatatgaattaaaaataatgcatttcaaacttatgaCTTCGGTggttatatgcaactatgccgaaatttggcacacttaccctacttcttTTTACTCATTCGAAAGCGtgtatttgtttttgtttaagTCAATCTTACTCACATGAATTATAgtttaaagtgaaattttcttctttgggtgcctttttctcaaatttattacGGAGAGTCTTGAAAAAAATCTCTGGAAATGTCTTGCAAGAATTACCAAGTTATCGGTTAGGTTAAGAGGAAGTGAGACACCCTTGAAtaggggcagttttgaaattgagctttttctcctatttttaagttatttaaatgaaattgtacCTTGtaatgatataatttggatCAAACAAATTGcgaattccatttaaaaagagAAGAAATAGACCTATTTGAAAGGTGTCCCAATTATATGGTAGCCCACTTTCACCTATCCAGAAGATGTCTTAACTTCTATGCAGATTTAAGTGTCTCACCaaagaaaaatctattttaatttggtagacagagaaaaaaaactagcACATTTATGCAACAAAGCAAATGATACTATTTCAGTAGAtacctatttatttatttatttgaatttatttttactaaataataATCCCAAGAATATCCCTTTCCCTGTAAATAAAAAGATCTACATAGCTAAGGAATTACTGTGAATTTTGAAAAGGGAAACCACTGATGAACGTGGAAGATCTACGCGAATTACGTATATGAAAAGATCAACTAACACAATTGATAcaatttggaaaagtttttatattaaattaattagcGCAGTTCACAGTTCCGTTCAGTGCTTCTTGTGTAAATGATTTTCACCAGAATACTttcatcaacttttttttaacaacaaCTCAATTAATGGGAGTGGAGTGTAGATTTATATTAGACCACTTTTTTATGTACCTCCCGGAAAAATCACATCAGATACAAGGGGTTTTCTATGGGAGTAGAGTTGTTTGCGATAAACATGGGAAAAGGTTTGAgggtaaaaattgaaattgctgGTGGGTGGAATGCCCATTGAAAAAACATTTACCCACCCAAAAAAGTGGGTGAATGTTTAACTTTGTCATTAAGGGATATTTTCCATTCCaggtacactcagaaaaagcaATGTATACAACATTTTATTTGTCGAGTGTCAAAATGCTCTAACGTGAGTCCATTGGTTTTTCTATGACTTCTTTTGgtgtaaaatataattttctaaaataaatatgcTCAGAGTTATTTTCTACAGTATTTTTGTGTTTGAATATTCAAAGATAAGAGAGtcctttggtcagaaaatttatgcaatcatacccttttttatctcatttttaaTTCCTCATCACGCCTAATGCAATATTTACACATTGTTATCGATTTCCGCATCAAACGCGTTTCTGTTGACcttcatttttcttctataGTGAATAGCAAAATTAATTCTTCATTGTTCACTTTCAATTCCCTCTTTTCAGTTTCAAACTGTCTCATGCATGATATTTCCttaattatacatttttttctaaatatatatGTTCTATAATTGTGAACTCATTTCATAATGTGTTCtcgaatatttataaaatgaaaaataagaaaGATTCCAGCGAACACCAAATGCTAATTTGCTGGAACCGCCTAAATaacaaactatttaaaaatcaGAATTTCTTCAACATTTGGAGATATTTATaagtattatatataataaaatttcatttcaagtattcaatagacttttttgtttttttcggttagaattcatatatttttaaaataaaaaaaatatatggggaGTGTGGGGCAGATTTACGCATTTAAGCTTTTTTCAAGACTCAATTTCTAAACGAATATTAGCcatatgcaaataaattaaacccCGTTAGTATCTCTTTGGCATTGGTtatctaaaaaaatatgtaacacAATTCCTAGATAATCATTTATACctcaaaaatgtaaatttttgaaAGTACTTCATGTgtgaactgccccaccctcccctatgcTTGAAATGTGTAATTTACAAATGAATTTGAAAGCCTGGAAAAATGTGTTTAGTTTCATGTTGAACACAAAATttagacttaaaaaaaatattaagaatattaAATGGTGCTcctataatattaaatattaaaataacaaaCTTAAAAACTTAGATTAGGTTCTGACTTATTTAATTAAGCATTTAAGAGGACAAGCGAtccattttattactttttctttcaaaactaTTGCACATTTAGCACACCCATTTATCAAATGCTAAAAACTGCTTTGTTTTAGCATTTTGTGTTTGCTGAAATATatcttttcttaaatttaattttaaaagtcaaCGTTTGATAAAactcatttataaaattcattGCGTAGCAATTTTACTTAACTAATCGAGATGacacattgaaattttcattcacaaTCGCACTCCCCAAATCTTTTTACTACTTGTCTTTTCCTTGAAGCATTTTAATTCTTTGTATCTCTAATTTGTTTTGGCGTTAATTTTCATCACTTTACATTATTTCCCTCATTAACAATTTCACTACCATTTTTGTCGCTTACTAAAAGTTTATACAATTGCGACatgttaagatttttttttgaactaaAATATTCCGCATCAAATTAGAAAGCAACACAAAcgcttttttatttgtaaaatccGTACAAAATTTTCCCTTAAACgcttaatttatataattttcaatttcactaaaatatatGTTTCCTATATGTCACATCTTTCTCAccaacaaatttattttctacaTTATCCATCCATTCTACGCAAAAAATGTCACCGCTCTCTCTCTCTTCGCTTTTAGAATAAAGATTAATTAAAATCTATCGCGTGAGTGGATCATTTTATCTTGCtccaaaaaagaaattatatacgCAAAATTTCTTCTAGGGCATTTCTTTTGGGGGAGTTTCGGGGCGGAGGATTGGATGACgaggaagaatttaaaaatgcgCAGAATTAGTCACAGGGAGTTCAGTGGTGAAAGGAACAGGACACGTGGATGTCTGTAGACAACGCACCGGAGGGCTTTGGGGCATAAAAAGAGGAGTTACAGTTGATTTTACAGTCGTTGACATTTCTGCTGAATTATAACAAAAGCAATTGGTACTCCAACAACGAGGgtgttaattgtgaataaagTTGCACTACTTGAAATATTTCCCAAAGGTGCTGGTTGAGGAACGGGAGACGTTACTTCAGCCTGTTCAATGTCAACTGtcccacaaaaaaatattttttttaggggaaattttaaaattttaaataaaactttccCGGGTACTTACTCTTGACTGAATAAGTCTTGTAGTCGGCAAATTGTTCACCTGGTCCAACGTGAGCGGGAATTGTGGCCAGACAGGTGATCTCTAGGCGTCCATTGCTTCCTGCATGTAGATTTGATACCTCAACACTCAATTGACTGGCTGAGAAAACAGGTCGATGAGGATTCCTAACAACTCCGCCTTCTCCAAACGACCGCCGATATTTTCGGCCATTTCTTgtagaaatgaaataaaatacaaaagtaACAAAATTGGTCTCAGTTGTTCGACAATTGAACTTATCATTAATTCAATAGGCAGATGAGATGTAtggtaatttgaaaaaaaaagtaaatgggAAATCGTGTACAGAATGTTCGTTACATTTCCCCACACAATTACACATGCAGCccaaaaatataacaaaatttaaagTGTGATGGGTAAAAGTTCTTGTTATTGAAGGTTCGACAAATTGAATAGACTTACCGATGCTTTCTCGCTTCGTGGTATTTATTGTCGTAAAAGTCTGAATGAATATCCTTGGCAGGAACAGCTTCAAAATTCCCTCCAAATCCAAAGGAGCGACTCGATGCTGAGAAAGTGTCAAAATTCTGTGTTCGCGGAATATGCGAAGATACTTCATGGCGATCTGCAAGCccaaaaaacataaaaagaggGTAAAGTAGGTAGAGCTTTGCATATTGGTTGGATATGCTTTTATTAATTCTGGTAAATGGTTCGACTTTTGTCCACTTTGTACTTTGAATATACCGTATCAAGACCGATACTTTCCGATGACGCAGCTGGGATCAACAAATTTCGACTCACCCCAATATTGACGCCCCTTTTCACCATCTGGTGCCTTAACCACACACACCGTGTATTGATTTTAgcccattttattttatttttatcgtCCCATACCCCCTGACATCGAATAAAATACCAAAGAGTGTCATGTAATGATAATGTCGTACCCATGTTAATGATTATGGATCCTTTCCTTTTTACTCAAACCTTCTTGGTTTTTCCTAGTAATAGTGAACCTTATTCCATATGTACACACTATTGATATGTACGTTTGTGTAAaatcttttctttaaaatagttttttatggaaattttaagagCTGATTTATTTTTTGAGAGTATACTAATTGTGAATGAAGTTAAATGTTTCATATGTTGAAAACTAAAATATGTTGCGAATTTGAGTGAAGGAGCCTGTATCTCAATAACAATAGCACCCTGGCCTAGGTCTATCACATaagaattaaataaagtaaTCCATGTCCTTCACTAAGTAAAAACAGTAAAATAGGAGAGACTCCGGTACATTTAGCTAGTAAATGAAGCTGTTTCTTCGCgcataaattgtgaaaaaatgacAAAGTTTATCTGAAACATTGTAGTTCAAATTCAAAGCTCTAGTATTGTTGATTTTTGTTAGAtaacataattaaaaagtaTGACACTTTGGCTACAGGTGCCTCTGCCATGGTAGATATAGCCATTTTGGGGTGcaaattgccaccagttttccagttcaaattttaaactggtcctaccaaatattatttcacttgatacactgaagcccactaaAGCTAAATGTGCAATTTAAACCTAAATGAGAAGGCTATAGCTGActcttttatgcattttttataaatgagttaaaattggttaaaacattctgaaaatctCCATTTCACCAATATTACTTTCAATAGCAAAATTACTAGGAATATCGATAGTACTTTTTCACTTAAGTATTATCTAttcattagtaaaaaaaaaagatattggtTCTTTTAGCCAGTTCTGGAAGGGTGGCTATATCTGctccgagggctgtttcagtgtttatcgtGTTATAATTATTATCAAAGTGAAAAATACCTCTTAGGaggagatggggctactttgagctgtagggctacattgatacgtgattttttcgcatatttataaGGGAAGCTGGGCCTTACCATAACTTAATTATATCCACAAATGTTTTGTTTATCTAAATTATATGTTGTTAAAGCCcaacttcctttagaaataagcGAAAAAAATCGTGTATCCtcaacagctcaaagtagccccacttcacCCTAATTAACTTTGTTAAACCAGAAACAAGATCAAACATCTGGACTAGCAACTTAGAAGTCAAAATACTAGGCCAAAATCtgttacattaaaattttaattgtacaGTCAAGTCTGgacgcttcgctatctggatcgtttatgactaatccacttaaaataatatttttatttccgtaatatagtcactacagtaactaCTACagtcaagtttgagaaaaagcaaaaataatatttttatccattaaataagtgagtgtaatcgactcatttcaatcttgtgccagctaggttcttcactaaaaattttctagcagtgatattttcgctaatgacagctcgttgattgaaaacatttattgttttctcctcgtgaaaaaagtattttaaatccaaaggtttaattaaaagtgaattagcgaaaaggcgacccagttagtgcatgctgacttatttcagtattatcataattttataaattttctttaatatttttgatattttttttatattatgtttctgaatgaaacagtgaataattttatggatttagaagaagtaaaaaagaatttcatcagtccgaaaacaagcgtttaagtagcactcttcggaaaacgatccagttaccccaccttactatacacCCGTTTAATTAAAATCCTTCTAAATTCTAGAATAACAGGATcagatttattaatattttaaggaATACAGGGATGTGTttccactttcattaaaaaaataatactttgcTAAATGTATACAATTTACGGGTAACTAAAAAAACACTGGCTAATTCTAACCCCGGCTAAtataccccggtctcccctatcgtGTTTTTCCTTACTAATATTTTATTGCCTAATTGTGCTCTAATTTGGTTATAATATCCAAGAACCTAATGTCTGAATTCCTCTAGACGCAGTAGGGGATAATGTAGCTTCAGTGTTATAAATGGTAAGTCTCAAAAATTACTTCAAGAAGAATTATCCTAAACTCCGAAGCAGTTCCATTGTCATGTAGAGCATTTTCTGTCGGTAGCATTGGACATCTCAAAAGTTCTCAGAGTCTCAAAATGCTTTTTCAACTTTCAGTAAACGCCAAGGCGACTCGCCTGGCCAAATGCTCTCACGACAGGCGGATTCAACCTGAACCGCAATCGTAGCAATTAGAAACAAAGAGACGTGCATGTCTGGTAAGAGTTCACATTCATATTCAGGTACTGTAATTGGTACCACATGCGAAATAATAACCTGGGTCATAATAAAAGGGCATTTTGAAGCTACTCGTCTTCTCTGGTTATTACAAAACGTTGAGTACCTTGTCGCTCATATGTATATTAGTAGCACTCCCGAAGTATAAGGTTTAAGGGTAAAAGTTATACCCAAGCCAATAGATCGAAATTTTCGTCCCAAAGCAAGTTATTTGGAACTATAACGGACCCAAGAGCGTATTGTGGAAGCAGGAGAGGGGGCTTTTGTCGTGCATAACTCCTCCTAAGCAATTGTGAAGCAAATTTGTCACAATGTGATACCCATTAAGAAACTTTCCAATAACTGAAATGACACCGGACGTTTTAATATTGGTAAGTGTTCGATCAGTTAtacttgatgaaaatttaataacatgGATTATGACCTGGATTCGGATTTATTCCTTCTATAACTACACACTACATTTCGGGGATATTTGtccccttcttcaggtatggagaTACTTGGGATAAATCGGGTCAAAGGGATTTTTTGCTACCACTTCACATAACCCAGAGCAAGTGAACACCATGATCGTCTGCATTTGGCGTCGATCTCGAAGCAGACCtataggacaaggtggctgaattaaattcagaatcttgccttggaacgccttggaatcgaactcgaacatttcgaaatcatttttccactgacgcttccggaagggacattcgtgtcctgccttcatatgaactcgaacatcttcctgaagtgacgGAAGATCGCCAagtgtgggctgctaatttggatatcATGGGCCCGCGAGCCCAATAGGAacaagcggttgaaaattatgtttttttttaaataaataagctctgaaaaatcttgaaatactAGCCAGAATATCAGCCAAATTCCGGAATTTATCCAAGTTGCAAAAATTTGTACAAgttgcaaaaaatctttttctattCTGTATAAATTCGATTATACTTGTGAAGGTGAACCATTTCttgtactgtattttttttttcaaagatggCTTGGTTCGGAAAGTAATTTTTAGACTTTTCTATAAAATCAAAAGATTATTCATCATCAACTCTGATGGATTTACCTTTCGTTTGAGTTGGTGATTTAGGGAATGTGTCAGTTGCTAAGTCCACTCTGTCGTACGATGGATTGTTGGGGTGTTGCTGAACTTTTGATCGATGAGTATTTTTTCCACCACTACTCGATGCATACGGAAAGAATGTTCTTATATGTTTATCGTCGACCTGTTGAACAAAATAAATTGACCAAAATGGATATTATTGTCGACAAGGGTGTCCGTGCCAAATGTGCGCATACACAACAATACGAGGATAAAAACAAGCCCAAGGTTACATTTTTGGGGCATGCCAAAAATACAGAAATCCTAGCACATGGGCATGCAAAAAACCCATCTACCAAATGGTGCAACAAGTTATACATGtaggaaattgaaaaatgattcCCATACCTTTTTTCCATTGATAAGCCATGTAATGTGTGGTGCAGGCCTGGATTTGGACGTTGTGCAATTAGCCACTAAATTTTCACCGATGAAAAATTGCCTCTTGCTGAATGAGATTCGAGGTGGTCCAGTTTGTGGAACTGAGGCGGCAATTGGGGTCGAGCAAATATTTGATATTCATTAATCAATTTGATTTAGAGACTGTAGCATGTGTGGGATATTTAGTTTTAGGACCAGATACTCACGAATTACATGCACCTGCTCATCCTGTGATGGTTTCGTGAATATTGGCGTATCGGTGGATACTTCGCAGTAGTAGAGGCCACTCGCTTCGAAATCCACATCCTTCAGTGTTACCTGACGCTCATTCGATGCTTTCCACTGTGGTTGTACGGAAAAGGGTTAGTTTGCATAGTTGTAGAGGGAGAAATCGTGTTAATGAGATTGAAACATTCCGAGGCTATTCAATATTGCCCCAACCATTTGTTTGATAAGATAAGTATACTTAATGACAGGGCGCAATATGGTTATGGCTAATATTTGACAAGCTGAGGGTTTTATTAAAATCACAGCtgaaaatgtattaataatCCCTCCTGAGTTCTAATGGGTGTATTTACAAAAGTCAcatgaaatttcacaaaacaaaGTACAATAGGGCAATATGGAATCGGATGTAAAGTTAAATTTCGGAATATATTTTAGATGTTTTGtccatttcttttttatttgttattaaatgggcaaagaggaaaagaaaaccacgaagaagtacactTTCGAAGAGTACTTCGTAGTATTTGTCTTTTGTCCATTTCACACATTgaggaaattataaaatttcaatttaggttatagttttccaaaaaaactaactatagggtaacgtgtggtatttcggaacactttttagcactttcaaatttcaaatagcCCAATgacttttgaaataattttttctttgttgatacaaatatttatgttccttattctatccagaataagattcttactgaaaaatgttgaaaaatacataattttttattcaaaatagcaaaaaatgtaaagaagtaagaatggtgtatttcgggacaggcaaaaatcgctattaagcaaataaatgtcactgagcctgactatttacctttaagtagaatgtctaaacttcactctttcataaaacttttgtttaaatttcacttgtaaagtggcttaaattgaaaaaaactctgcactgtttgtgttgacatctgcaaaattgaccacactgaaggttttgtaaaaagtgataTGTGATAGTCACAATACACGCGTATTTTTATCAtacttttaatatatttttttttataatactttttaaaatgaacatACGTAATCATActtttaatcaaataaaatttcagaagttttatgtttgtctaatacgtaaagagcttaaaatttcatatagaacctaaaaataataagaaaacaaatatttataggatttttgatgtgtccagaagtacccatattatgtcccgaaaagcaccttgtccagaaataccacattTTACACTACTCCTACTAACTGATCACTTTGCTAATGTTCTATCGtgttatattattaattttttcttccaTTGTCTAAATTCtgcaattaaattaataagTTACATATTAATTTCTCGAAGTTTTTGATATCTACATGTACATATACCTTTGCAAGCAACCACCAGCTAAGCAATAGTTGCAAAGTTGAGTTCTTTGGTgcgtattttaatattttattttctcatctCCTTGACTTCAGTCTAATCGGTACATTTTTTCTGACATCTATAAAACCGGTTTTAATTGTTTTTCcttaatttcgaaaattttttgaaactcatGCAGATGGACATTTCATCTACATAAAACACTTTAATGTCCTTAAATCGTTCCTTCCTGAGGGTTGGCAAACTAAAATGTTTAAAACGTTTATAATGAGGTTATTTTTAACCGGAAAAGAGAGatctttgaatttcaaataattttaaaagcagCAATCAATTATCAAATATCTTATATCactatctgaaattttattatatgaCTTCAATGAAATTTGATGCATGATTTGAGGGAATTTGTGAAATGattaaaatcggttttgaaGCGGTGTACTAAGAAAAACTAAGTattcacattattttttttattgaaatgtaACCAGCGATACAACTCTATTTTTATATTCTATTAGTCATGTTTCAATTCAAGGATCAACTCATGGAACAAAGCCTCATAATTCAAAAGTTTGCATTCCGCATAACTGGGTCTGACACCCCTGTTGTGATTTTACGAACTCAAGTTTTACGAAAAATTACTTAACGAAGTTTATCTATTTGTACGTTATGAAACTTATAAGCTAAACAATGAATGGTATCGAATTAGGTGACCTAGAcaacaaaatcataaaatacttttttgtttacattACCATCTATTATGGGGCAATCATCTTATAGATGAACccctaaatataaaaaaaaataccatctATTATAAATGTGaatacttttctttctttttacaaaagagaagattttgaagaaataataacctaaattttacaaatatatttcataatCCTTTTGTAATTGAATATGATTCACAGCTTCTGTGCTGTAATTCAAACATCATCATTAAGCAATGTCTTATCAGGCTTATGAGATTGAGCATGAAAAAGCACAATAAATAAACTTCCCCGATGCCTATTCTATGCAATTGTTCTGAAATAATGAAGATATTAGAGGAGTGAGTCAGAAGAAAACAATCGATAAATCATTGAACTTAAAATCATTCCGCAAGGGATTTTCCGGATTATTTTAGTCATCAATCAATACACCTCTCCCATCACCCTCCATCCGGTAATTTCATCCATTCTAGATATCATAGGGGGTGTAAGACTGGCATGGGTATGGCACACGGAAAATTCATCACGTTTTACTGTCTTGTATCCCTTCTACTCTTATTCCAATAGATTCATCACAATCGGGCAGAAAAGCCTTCAGTGAATTACGCGTTCGTGTTGAagctctctttttttctcc is from Phlebotomus papatasi isolate M1 chromosome 1, Ppap_2.1, whole genome shotgun sequence and encodes:
- the LOC129799383 gene encoding uncharacterized protein LOC129799383 yields the protein MPKLVVQKFWITICGFMLILMNHRTSGQSEFEVQLVVRKYVEKGSSVTLRCDHNVKPEILYKVTWLKGGNKIFEYINGRNPPFRNFTIQGGLIDWKASNERQVTLKDVDFEASGLYYCEVSTDTPIFTKPSQDEQVHVILPQTGPPRISFSKRQFFIGENLVANCTTSKSRPAPHITWLINGKKVDDKHIRTFFPYASSSGGKNTHRSKVQQHPNNPSYDRVDLATDTFPKSPTQTKDRHEVSSHIPRTQNFDTFSASSRSFGFGGNFEAVPAKDIHSDFYDNKYHEARKHRNGRKYRRSFGEGGVVRNPHRPVFSASQLSVEVSNLHAGSNGRLEITCLATIPAHVGPGEQFADYKTYSVKIDIEQAEVTSPVPQPAPLGNISSSATLFTINTLVVGVPIAFVIIQQKCQRL